A genomic segment from Cryptosporangium phraense encodes:
- a CDS encoding Tex family protein, translating into MSCVATESVAAGVGAPGVASIGRRIADELGVQERQVDAAVTLLDGGSTVPFIARYRKEQTGALDDAQLRTLEERLGYLRELEERRAAVLESIRSQGKLDDALAGRINAADSKARLEDIYAPFKPKRRTKAMVAREAGLEPLADALLSDPAHDPQTLAAQYVDAEKNVPDAAAALDGARAILVERFGEDADLIGELRERMWERGHVASRVREGREEAGAKFSDYFAFSEPYSRLPSHRILALFRGEKEEVLDLDFASDDAEPAGATDYEIRIAAKFGIRDAGRPADRWLLDSVRWAWRTRIVVRLGIDLRLRLRQSAEDDAVAVFAGNLRDLLLAAPAGTRATMGLDPGLRTGVKVAVVDGTGKVTATDTIYPHEPRRRWDESIATLARLCAAQNVELIAIGNGTASRETDKLAAELIAKHPELKLTKIVVSEAGASVYSASAYASQELPGLDVSLRGAVSIARRLQDPLAELVKIDPKSIGVGQYQHDLSELKLSRSLDAVVEDCVNAVGVDLNTASVPLLARVSGISTGLAENIVVHRDANGPFRSRAALAGVPRLGPKAFEQCAGFLRIPGGDDPLDTTSVHPEAYPVVRRIVSSAGSDVRSLLGNTAALRALKPTDFVDDRFGLPTVTDILTELEKPGRDPRPEFKTATFTEGVETLSDLTPGLVLEGVVTNVAAFGAFVDVGVHQDGLVHVSAMSKTFVKDPRDVVKPGDIVRVKVLDVDVPRKRISLTLRLEDEAGPGGSRASGGGRGREGGRDGGRDGGRDGGRDGGRDGGQRGRDGSGGGAPGGPGRGGSGSRGGGSQGGGSHGGSGRDGAHRGGAGGGRGQGGGGQRQRGGRPEPEGALADALRRAGLVGGDSDDRGDRRKR; encoded by the coding sequence GTGAGCTGCGTGGCAACAGAATCGGTGGCGGCCGGTGTCGGAGCGCCGGGGGTGGCGTCGATCGGTCGGCGCATCGCCGACGAACTCGGCGTCCAGGAGCGGCAGGTCGATGCCGCGGTCACCCTTCTCGACGGCGGCTCGACGGTGCCGTTCATCGCCCGGTACCGCAAGGAGCAGACCGGCGCGCTCGACGACGCCCAGCTCCGCACGCTCGAGGAGCGTCTCGGCTACCTGCGCGAGCTCGAGGAGCGCCGGGCGGCGGTCCTCGAGTCGATCCGCAGCCAGGGCAAACTCGACGACGCGCTGGCCGGTCGCATCAACGCGGCCGACTCGAAGGCGCGGCTGGAAGACATCTACGCGCCGTTCAAGCCCAAGCGGCGTACGAAGGCGATGGTGGCCCGCGAGGCCGGGCTGGAGCCGTTGGCCGACGCGCTGCTGTCCGACCCGGCCCATGACCCGCAGACGCTGGCCGCGCAGTACGTCGACGCGGAGAAGAACGTCCCCGATGCGGCGGCGGCGCTGGACGGCGCCCGCGCGATCCTCGTCGAGCGGTTCGGTGAAGACGCCGACCTGATCGGCGAGCTGCGCGAGCGGATGTGGGAGCGCGGTCACGTCGCTTCGCGGGTCCGGGAGGGGCGGGAGGAGGCCGGGGCCAAGTTCTCGGACTACTTCGCGTTCTCCGAGCCGTACTCGCGGCTGCCCTCGCACCGCATCCTCGCGCTGTTCCGGGGGGAGAAGGAGGAAGTTCTCGACCTCGATTTCGCGTCCGACGATGCTGAGCCCGCAGGCGCCACTGACTACGAGATCCGGATCGCGGCGAAGTTCGGGATCCGGGATGCCGGGCGTCCGGCCGACCGGTGGCTGCTCGACTCGGTGCGCTGGGCCTGGCGGACCCGGATCGTGGTCCGGCTCGGCATCGACCTGCGGCTCCGGCTGCGCCAGTCGGCCGAGGACGACGCGGTCGCGGTGTTCGCCGGCAACCTGCGTGACCTGCTGCTGGCCGCGCCGGCCGGTACGCGCGCCACGATGGGGCTCGACCCGGGCCTGCGCACCGGTGTGAAGGTCGCGGTCGTCGACGGCACCGGCAAGGTGACCGCGACCGACACGATCTACCCGCACGAGCCCCGCCGCCGCTGGGACGAGTCGATCGCGACGCTGGCCCGGTTGTGCGCGGCCCAGAACGTCGAGCTGATCGCGATCGGAAACGGGACGGCGTCCCGGGAGACCGACAAGCTGGCCGCCGAGCTCATCGCCAAGCACCCCGAGCTGAAGCTCACGAAGATCGTCGTGTCCGAGGCCGGTGCGTCGGTCTACTCGGCGTCGGCGTACGCGTCGCAGGAGCTGCCCGGTCTCGACGTCTCGCTGCGCGGCGCGGTGTCGATCGCCCGGCGCCTGCAGGACCCGCTGGCCGAGCTGGTGAAGATCGACCCGAAGTCGATCGGGGTCGGCCAGTACCAGCACGATCTGTCCGAGCTGAAGCTGTCCCGCTCGCTCGACGCGGTCGTCGAAGACTGTGTGAACGCGGTCGGCGTCGACCTGAACACCGCGTCGGTGCCGCTGCTGGCCCGGGTGTCGGGCATCAGCACCGGCCTGGCCGAGAACATCGTCGTGCACCGGGACGCGAACGGGCCGTTCCGCTCGCGGGCGGCGCTGGCCGGGGTGCCGCGGCTGGGCCCGAAAGCATTCGAGCAGTGCGCCGGTTTCCTACGCATCCCGGGCGGTGACGACCCGCTGGACACGACGTCGGTGCACCCGGAGGCGTACCCGGTCGTGCGGCGGATCGTGTCGTCGGCCGGCAGCGACGTGCGGAGCCTGCTCGGCAACACCGCGGCGCTGCGGGCGCTGAAGCCGACCGACTTCGTCGACGACCGATTCGGGTTGCCGACCGTCACCGACATCCTCACCGAGCTCGAGAAGCCCGGCCGCGACCCACGCCCCGAGTTCAAGACCGCGACGTTCACCGAGGGCGTCGAGACGCTGTCGGACCTGACCCCCGGCCTCGTGCTGGAGGGCGTCGTGACGAACGTGGCCGCGTTCGGAGCGTTCGTCGACGTGGGCGTGCACCAGGACGGTCTCGTGCACGTCTCGGCGATGTCGAAGACGTTCGTGAAGGACCCGCGGGATGTCGTGAAGCCGGGCGACATCGTGCGGGTGAAGGTTCTGGACGTCGATGTGCCGCGGAAGCGGATCTCGTTGACGTTGCGCCTGGAGGACGAGGCCGGCCCGGGCGGGAGCCGGGCGTCCGGCGGAGGCCGGGGCCGTGAGGGCGGCCGTGACGGCGGCCGCGACGGTGGGCGTGACGGCGGCCGTGACGGTGGGCGTGACGGCGGCCAGCGTGGGCGGGACGGGTCCGGGGGCGGGGCGCCGGGTGGCCCGGGGCGCGGGGGGAGCGGGTCGCGCGGTGGGGGCTCGCAGGGTGGGGGCTCGCACGGCGGGAGTGGCCGGGACGGCGCGCATCGTGGTGGTGCGGGTGGCGGGCGTGGGCAGGGAGGTGGCGGCCAGCGGCAGCGGGGCGGCCGGCCTGAGCCTGAGGGTGCCCTGGCCGACGCGCTGCGCCGGGCCGGCTTGGTGGGCGGCGACTCCGACGACCGAGGAGACCGCCGCAAGCGCTGA
- a CDS encoding DUF4142 domain-containing protein, giving the protein MRTLAALIIVGLLATTPTQPNAQDRLFLRTAHQGNLAEISAARIAQQRAGTSTVRDLAARWIDDHTFADQALTQAAIALDVVLPATPTPEQEALAERYRTATADEFDRLWVSTQVTEHQRATSLATAELTAGASETVKALARAARPMVSDHLRRLADAEPAVGAAVPAEPDVPRPGSVPAVSTAPSPGWRVEEPAGGTPGWTQPRPSATGIPVPGGPWPSVTPAP; this is encoded by the coding sequence ATGCGAACGCTCGCCGCGCTGATCATCGTCGGGTTGCTGGCCACGACCCCGACCCAGCCCAACGCCCAGGATCGACTGTTCCTGCGCACCGCCCACCAGGGCAACCTCGCCGAGATCAGCGCGGCCCGCATCGCCCAGCAGCGCGCCGGCACGTCCACCGTCCGCGACCTCGCCGCCCGCTGGATCGACGACCACACCTTCGCCGACCAGGCCCTCACCCAGGCCGCGATCGCCCTCGACGTCGTCCTGCCGGCCACCCCGACGCCCGAACAGGAAGCCCTCGCCGAGCGCTACCGCACGGCCACCGCCGACGAGTTCGACCGGCTCTGGGTGTCGACCCAGGTCACCGAACACCAGCGGGCCACCTCGCTGGCCACCGCCGAGCTCACCGCCGGGGCGTCGGAAACCGTGAAAGCGCTGGCCCGGGCGGCCCGGCCGATGGTCAGCGACCACCTCCGGCGGCTGGCCGACGCCGAACCGGCGGTCGGCGCGGCCGTCCCGGCCGAGCCGGACGTCCCCCGCCCCGGGTCGGTCCCGGCGGTCAGCACCGCCCCGTCGCCCGGATGGCGGGTCGAGGAGCCCGCCGGCGGCACCCCCGGTTGGACGCAACCGCGCCCGTCCGCGACCGGCATCCCCGTCCCCGGCGGCCCCTGGCCATCGGTCACCCCGGCCCCCTGA
- a CDS encoding MFS transporter, whose amino-acid sequence MTSSVRARARAAFRGTRALRIPAFRILFGAQVVSFIGTWSQNLATSLLVLHLTGSAAALGLVTAVQFGPTLILSPFTGRVLDRVDVRRLLIGTSTLSATTALVLAVLAATGHAPVWSLGVATGLFGVAQAFDRPGIYTLLPRFIDADHRSSAISLITTSGAAARLAGPALAGLIYATLGPAACFAANGASYLVVVIALLFLRRGESADRPTTIRRAETFGLRYAWHHPDLRDALLANVAIGGLTFNFAVMLAAMVTFTYRGGSNYVGLAYSTDAVGAVLGGLVAVGARLNRRRLALAAGALGVTVAAAGVAPNLAVFFVILPVMGIAITWYQSTVTALVQQVAEPAMLGRMMSLLTLGWFGTTPFGALLIGWVADAFSARAAMTVAGGTALGCALLLLLPRILLPRKRRGPAPDPPPRAVSRTPSREEGLT is encoded by the coding sequence GTGACCTCCAGCGTGCGCGCCCGCGCACGGGCCGCTTTCCGCGGCACCCGCGCCCTCCGGATCCCGGCGTTCCGGATCCTGTTCGGCGCCCAGGTCGTCTCGTTCATCGGCACCTGGTCCCAGAACCTCGCGACGTCCCTCCTCGTCCTGCACCTGACCGGCAGCGCGGCCGCGCTCGGCCTCGTCACCGCCGTGCAGTTCGGGCCGACGCTGATCCTGTCGCCGTTCACCGGCCGCGTCCTCGACCGGGTCGACGTCCGCCGGTTACTGATCGGCACCTCGACGCTGAGCGCCACCACCGCGCTGGTCCTGGCCGTGCTCGCGGCGACCGGGCACGCGCCGGTGTGGTCGCTCGGAGTCGCCACCGGGCTGTTCGGGGTCGCCCAGGCGTTCGACCGCCCGGGGATCTACACGCTGCTCCCCCGGTTCATCGACGCCGATCACCGCTCCAGCGCGATCAGCCTGATCACGACGAGCGGCGCGGCCGCGCGCCTGGCCGGTCCGGCGCTGGCCGGCCTGATCTACGCCACGCTCGGCCCGGCCGCCTGCTTCGCCGCCAACGGCGCGTCGTACCTGGTCGTCGTCATCGCGCTCCTTTTTCTCCGACGGGGTGAGAGTGCCGACCGGCCGACCACGATCCGCCGAGCGGAGACGTTCGGCCTGCGATACGCCTGGCACCACCCCGATCTGCGGGACGCCCTGCTGGCCAACGTCGCGATCGGCGGTCTCACGTTCAACTTCGCGGTGATGCTCGCGGCCATGGTCACGTTCACCTACCGCGGCGGCTCGAACTACGTCGGACTGGCCTATTCGACGGACGCGGTCGGCGCCGTACTCGGCGGACTCGTCGCGGTGGGGGCGCGCCTGAACCGGCGCCGGCTGGCGCTGGCCGCCGGCGCACTCGGGGTAACGGTCGCCGCGGCCGGCGTGGCCCCGAACCTGGCCGTCTTCTTCGTGATCCTCCCGGTCATGGGCATCGCGATCACCTGGTACCAGTCGACGGTCACCGCGCTCGTCCAGCAGGTCGCCGAACCGGCGATGCTCGGCCGGATGATGTCGCTGCTCACGCTGGGCTGGTTCGGCACGACGCCGTTCGGCGCGCTGCTGATCGGCTGGGTGGCCGACGCGTTCTCGGCCCGGGCCGCGATGACGGTCGCCGGCGGCACGGCCCTGGGCTGCGCGCTGCTTCTCCTCCTTCCGCGAATCCTCCTTCCGCGAAAACGGCGAGGCCCGGCGCCGGACCCGCCCCCGCGTGCGGTAAGCAGGACACCGAGCCGAGAGGAAGGGCTGACGTGA
- a CDS encoding DNA-binding protein, which translates to MQKPNPSRARAERTYTALFRLAERHGGDAEARARQVNPAMLGPHEAVRLAAFLAGGSAGYRDGEPEVDADDLTAALTLVPLVRAELDELELSLLLLARGRGMTWADIAFGLGLGSAQAASQRHDRLASRTE; encoded by the coding sequence ATGCAGAAGCCCAACCCCAGCCGGGCTCGCGCCGAGCGCACCTACACCGCCCTGTTCCGGCTGGCCGAGCGGCACGGCGGCGACGCCGAGGCCCGCGCGCGCCAGGTCAACCCGGCGATGCTCGGCCCGCACGAGGCTGTCCGCCTGGCCGCGTTCCTGGCCGGAGGGTCGGCCGGCTACCGCGACGGCGAGCCCGAGGTCGACGCCGACGACCTCACGGCGGCCCTCACGCTGGTGCCGCTGGTCCGGGCCGAACTCGACGAGTTGGAGCTCAGCCTGCTCCTGCTGGCCCGCGGCCGGGGCATGACGTGGGCCGACATCGCGTTCGGGCTCGGCCTCGGCAGCGCCCAGGCCGCGTCCCAGCGCCACGACCGGCTGGCGAGCCGCACCGAGTAA